The region CCTTCGAGAAATGTCGCAATAGCCTGATGAAGATGGCAGGTGAGTTGGGCACCATGTGCAACACCAAAGCTTGTGTGCTGGTGTATGGTGAGGGTTCCTCGGTGCCGGATGTCTTCCCATTCCACGCCGATGCGGTGCCGATCCTGAATCGGTACAAGGACATGCCGGACCTTGTGCAATTCAAGAATACTGTGAGCCAGGAGGAATTTCTCATCCAGCGGATTACTAAGCTCAAAGAAGAGGCCAACAAGTTTCAACGTGAGCGTGAGAACCGTGAGATCTTAATCCTCCTACACAAGGCCATGCTTGGTGGTATCCTCGACGTCCATGAGCTTACCCTTGTTGGCCCTAAGTTAGAGGTCATCCTCAAGAACCTTGGTGAGCGCATCGCAAAAATCAGTCAGAACTCGGAACCCATCGGTCTTCCAACCACAAGTGCCATAGGTCACCAACAACATCGACATGGGGCCTCCGAAGATGTATCAAGTGCTTCAGTAGCAGTAAATGGGTTGGCTTGACACCAAGTCCAAGGGGACATCAGCACCTTGGTCTATAATGACTAAGTAATGGAGGCCACAACAGTGCCAGCAACAGGTCCAACACCTGCTTCTCCAATGATGATATGATGTAGTTTTTTGACAATCTAAGGTTTGGGTTGTAGTGGGACACCAACTCTGGAGCATCTTCTTAGAGTCCTTTTGCTCCCATGTAACGAGGGAGAAGATCTCCCATCATCtcattttatttacttttttcaTGGTTAAGATGCAGGAATTGCATTGTTAATAAGGAGGGACATTTAGTCTCGGCCTGGCTCTTTGAGCGAAGGCATTTTTTTCTAGTCGTTGAAATTGTTATTCTGGATCTGAATTTCATGGTTTGTTCTTTGTTCTATGTTGTTTATTTTTTTAATAATCGATAAGTTTCAACATCTCTTTGAGTAAACAATTTTTATCATGTATACATGCATAATTGTGTATATTACGACACTTTATTAGCCATgattgtcggtgtgaaaaccggcggatctcgggtagggggtcccgaactgtgcatctaggcggatggtaataggagacaagggacacgatgtttttacccaggttcgggccctctcagtggaggtaaaaccctactcctgcttgattaatattgatggtaggagtattacaagagttgatctaccacgagttcagagaggctaaaccctagaagctagcctatggtatgattgttgtttgtcctatggactaaacctctccggtttatatagacaccggagagggctaaggctacacagagtcggttacaatgggaggagatcttcatatcgtatcaccaagcttgccttccacgccaaggaaagtcccatccggacacgggacgaggtcttcaatcttgtatcttcataatccgggagtccggccaaaggtcgtagtatggccatccggacaccccctaatccaggactccctcagtagcccctgaaccaggcttcaatgacgacgagtccggcgcgcaagttgtcttcggcattgcaaggcgggttcctcctccgaatacttcatagaagatgttgaacacaaggatagtgtccggctctgcaaaaataagttccacatgccaccatagagagagtaatatttgcaccaatctaatctgctgacgtattccgcagtgtgacatcacgccacgaccaggcttctattcgaatcgttttactgttccacctcagcgcgtttagcgaggcggtttccttgccacgtcttgtcaaagcagagatcgtgtccccttattccgggatcctcatcaatacgggcgtgggtaacccaaccgcgccattaattgcGGCGCCTGGGagacaagcgagttttattaggctggtgggggatcgtagtttcggccgcccatataaggggataaggatctaccctttccatttgcgccttcttcctccctttgcttatccgtccctgcgcactcgagctccaacgcccaagtccgcacttgtcACCTCAACCTTatccaatcatgtctggagcgggaggtagatggatggcctcctccgtcacggaggggcaaatcaaaaagttgaggaaggccggatacttgtttgACGACATCACGCACCGACTTCCAGAtggggggcaactcatccccaccccaggcctcatgagagggtggtatttctccctcatttcctccatggactgggctttcctcttcacccgttcgtccgggggctcatgttctactatggcccggacttccacgatctggccccgaacttcatcctcaacatctcggcgttcattatcgtgtgcgaggcattcctccgcatccagccccacttcaggctatggctgaagatcttcagcgtcaagccgaaggttatgggcggccgccaagctgagtgcggaggcgccatggtgggcaaaatagccaacgttacatggctcgagggcgccttcgtagagaccatcaaagggtggcagtcggggtggttctatatcaccgagccgcgtgaccctgaat is a window of Triticum dicoccoides isolate Atlit2015 ecotype Zavitan chromosome 2B, WEW_v2.0, whole genome shotgun sequence DNA encoding:
- the LOC119360731 gene encoding agamous-like MADS-box protein AGL80, which encodes MARKKVALRYIHNRSRRCVTFEKCRNSLMKMAGELGTMCNTKACVLVYGEGSSVPDVFPFHADAVPILNRYKDMPDLVQFKNTVSQEEFLIQRITKLKEEANKFQRERENREILILLHKAMLGGILDVHELTLVGPKLEVILKNLGERIAKISQNSEPIGLPTTSAIGHQQHRHGASEDVSSASVAVNGLA